A window of the Podospora bellae-mahoneyi strain CBS 112042 chromosome 6, whole genome shotgun sequence genome harbors these coding sequences:
- the prp3 gene encoding U4/U5/U6 small nuclear ribonucleoprotein prp3 (EggNog:ENOG503NW0X; COG:A; BUSCO:EOG092621ZV), translated as MDRNQQMGGGLGPRHDPSSRIQKTESAADRLAALKARVANAVGSSKAKGGLGLNTPLHPALADLGAPIKPADSSRSAHGQRPVPDSSKNSKPKPFGMPGSSNDGPRPNPYLEPSHGPTGKARESRQLIFNQKGKYIAQAQALRRQAQLEEMKKRIADQARKAGLDEDRDVEKAFVVEAPPDLEWWDEGLIDGKDYSDFPDSLKIDTPDSIITLYIQHPVAIEPPQEKLAHEPKPMYLTPKEQAKLRRNRRMADLKEKQTLMKLGLMEAPPPKVKQKNLMRVLGDEAVRDPTAVEARVRKEIAARLDKHLEANEERKLTKEQRHEKLAANQAKDAAKGIHILVFKINSLANGQHRYKISLNAQQNGLNGVCIMHPKFNLVIVEGGEHSINNYKKLMTRRIDWTEALPSRERNVQVGAYNTATQATVREWLKPEDEKGQLKDLSGNKCVLLFEGETKAQAFKKWGSKVFETDQEAREFLARVKMDSFWTQAKNTPS; from the coding sequence ATGGACCGCAATCAGCAAATGGGCGGCGGACTTGGTCCCCGTCATGACCCGTCCTCCAGAATCCAGAAAACCGAATCAGCAGCCGATCGACTTGCCGCCTTGAAGGCACGCGTTGCGAATGCCGTCGGGAGTTCCAAAGCAAAGGGTGGACTTGGACTCAACACCCCTTTACATCCGGCCCTCGCTGACCTTGGCGCCCCGATCAAACCCGCCGACTCATCTCGATCAGCTCATGGCCAGCGGCCGGTTCCCGACTCCTCAAAGAACTCCAAACCAAAGCCCTTTGGCATGCCCGGATCTTCCAACGATGGCCCTCGACCAAACCCATATCTCGAGCCAAGCCATGGCCCAACAGGAAAGGCAAGAGAATCGCGACAGCTCATCTTCAACCAGAAAGGAAAATATATCGCCCAGGCACAAGCCCTCCGACGACAGGCCCAGCTGGAGgaaatgaagaagagaatCGCCGATCAAGCACGCAAGGCAGGATTAGACGAAGACCGCGACGTGGAGAAGGCATTTGTGGTGGAAGCCCCCCCAGATCTGGAATGGTGGGACGAAGGTCTTATCGACGGCAAGGACTACAGCGACTTCCCAGACTCGCTCAAGATCGACACTCCTGACAGTATCATCACTCTATATATCCAGCATCCCGTTGCAATCGAACCACCGCAAGAGAAGCTGGCCCACGAGCCCAAGCCAATGTACCTGACGCCAAAGGAACAGGCCAAGCTCCGGAGAAACAGGCGCATGGCCGATCTCAAAGAAAAGCAAACCCTCATGAAACTCGGTCTCATGGAAGCTCCCCCGCCAAAGGTCAAACAGAAGAATTTGATGCGTGTACTCGGTGATGAGGCTGTTCGTGATCCCACGGCAGTCGAAGCCCGAGTCAGGAAGGAGATTGCGGCGCGTCTTGACAAGCACTTGGAGGCGAACGAGGAGCGCAAGTTGACAAAGGAGCAGCGGCATGAGAAACTCGCCGCCAACCAAGCAAAGGACGCAGCCAAGGGCATCCATATCCTGGTTTTCAAGATCAACAGTCTAGCCAACGGACAACACAGGTACAAGATCTCACTGAATGCACAACAGAACGGGCTCAACGGAGTCTGTATCATGCATCCGAAATTCAACCTGGTGATTGTAGAGGGAGGCGAGCACAGTATCAACAACTACAAGaagctgatgacgaggagaatTGACTGGACAGAGGCTTTACCGTCGAGGGAAAGGAATGTTCAGGTTGGGGCGTACAACACTGCTACGCAGGCTACggtgagggagtggttgAAACCAGAAGATGAAAAGGGGCAGCTGAAGGACTTGTCGGGGAATAAGTGTGTGTTGCTTTTTGAGGGAGAGACGAAGGCGCAGGCGTTCAAGAAGTGGGGGAGCAAGGTCTTTGAGACGGAtcaggaggcgagggagtttttggcgagggtgaagatggaTAGTTTTTGGACGCAGGCGAAGAATACCCCTTCTTAG
- a CDS encoding hypothetical protein (EggNog:ENOG503P5DI; COG:S) has product MDLTPPALTRSPSTPAHTYCPSERSSLDYPSPGLEQQYKISSLYGEPSCAVTPPMDTDNSLPPLDSMSQSWDNTVIHHPMSSASSMPSILSSEYESFNSYSYGHDVYHSHPSHAHSIHSSTPPPTGSAPRSPAIQPRSMPYTPATSVPGSMTPRIKMEGTPSEYGHMEASQYPSPRSVHTSFPSDNGPYTGSSAGYLSDSGSSATWHKPDYHPVEPDQFYPGAASGPQASSFMYDAKRQFRVQRPRRAPRRLTTKEEANFVCEVKGCGKMFSRSYNFKAHMETHDEKREYPFPCQVTDCNKKFVRKTDLQRHHQSVHMKERNHKCDYCSRMFARKDTLRRHMEDGCSKRFDIGTLDLRAESFDPSSMHHNRGMGPAMGHMIPPPGGLPPMAIPPLCSTSVLGSMQPAMRRDEHHHSQVHPWGR; this is encoded by the exons ATGGATCTCACACCGCCTGCTCTCACCAGGTCGCCATCCACCCCAGCGCACACCTACTGCCCTTCAGAGAGGTCCTCGCTCGACTACCCATCACCTGGACTTGAGCAACAGTACAAGATCTCGTCGTTATATGGGGAGCCGTCCTGCGCCGTGACCCCTCCCATGGACACTGACAACTCACTGCCACCACTCGACTCGATGAGCCAATCTTGGGACAACACCGTCATCCACCATCCCATGTCTTCTGCCTCCAGCATGCCTAGCATCCTCTCCTCAGAGTATGAGAGCTTCAACAGCTACTCATACGGCCACGACGTCTACCACTCCCACCCTAGCCACGCCCACTCGATCCACTCGTCGACTCCTCCACCGACTGGCTCTGCCCCCCGATCACCTGCCATCCAGCCCAGGTCCATGCCTTACACTCCCGCCACTTCCGTGCCCGGCTCCATGACACCCCGGATCAAGATGGAGGGCACCCCTTCCGAGTACGGCCACATGGAGGCGTCCCAGTACCCATCACCCCGATCCGTTCACACCTCGTTCCCTTCGGACAACGGTCCCTACACGGGCAGCTCAGCCGGCTATCTTTCCGACAGCGGATCCTCGGCCACCTGGCACAAGCCCGATTACCACCCTGTAGAGCCAGACCAGTTCTACCCGGGGGCGGCCAGCGGGCCACAGGCCTCGAGCTTCATGTACGACGCCAAGCGACAGTTCCGGGTCCAGCGGCCACGAAGGGCGCCCCGCCGGCTGAcgaccaaggaggaggccaactTTGTCTGCGAGGTCAAGGGGTGCGGCAAGATGTTCAGCCGCAGCTACAACTTCAAAGCGCACATGGAGACGCACGACGAGAAGAGGGAGTATCCCTTCCCTTGCCAGGTGACGGACTGCAACAAGAAGTTTGTGCGCAAGACGGATCTTCAGCGCCACCACCAGAGCGTGCACATGAAGGAGCGGAACCACAAGTGCGATTACTGCTCGAGGATGTTTGCCAGGAAGGATACCCTTAGGAG ACATATGGAAGACGGCTGCTCCAAGCGTTTTGACATTGGGACTCTGGACCTCCGGGCGGAGAGCTTTGATCCGAGCAGCATGCATCACAACCGGGGGATGGGACCCGCCATGGGGCACATGATCCCGCCACCGGGGGGGTTGCCGCCCATGGCTATCCCTCCGCTGTGCAGCACTTCTGTTTTGGGGTCGATGCAGccggcgatgaggagggatgaGCATCACCACTCTCAGGTTCATccttgggggaggtga
- the RAD3 gene encoding TFIIH/NER complex ATP-dependent 5'-3' DNA helicase subunit (EggNog:ENOG503NTYR; BUSCO:EOG09260ZWU; COG:K; COG:L): MEFFIDELRVLFPYPRIYPETLDAGGNCVLEMPSGTGKTVTLLSLIVAYQMSSQEKRPLIYCSRTMSEIEKALVELKALMKFRAERLGHEEDFRAMGLTSRKNLCLHPDVKREKSGSVVDARCRSLTAGFIQEKKRKGEDVDVCVYHDNLDNLEPHNLIPNGVWSLDSLLRYGQKHTQCPYFTARRMMSQCNVVIYSYHYLLDPKIAERVSKDFSKDCIVVFDEAHNIDNVCIESLSTDITEESLRRATRGAQFLENRINEMRDSDQQKLQDEYEKLVEGLRGDDETREEDSFMANPTLPEDLLKEAVPGNIRRAEHFVAFLRRFIEYLKTRMKVRQVISETPPSFLAHLKEYTFIEKKPLRFCAERLTSLVRTLELTRIEDYQPLQEVATFATLVATYEKGFLLILEPYESDTAEVPNPVLHFTCLDAAIAIKPVFDRFSSVIITSGTISPLEMYPKMLNFETVVQESYSMTLARRSFLPMIVTRGSDQATISTGFQVRNEPSVVRNYGSLLVEFAKITPDGIVLFTPSYLYLESLISMWQGMGVLDEVWKYKLILVETPDAQETALALETYRTACKNGRGAVFLCVARGKVSEGVDFDKEFGRTVINIGVPFQYTESRILKARLEFLRETYRIRENDFLSFDAMRHAAQCLGRVIRGKDDYGVMVLADRRFKSKIQQLPKWIHQALLDADTNLSTDMAVSNARRFFKMIAQPFRTEDQEGISIWTLEQLKQHQMKIQEELIRELQATEEKRVNQQQQAQQAQQFISARERPDSDYEMDEDDEAELMALDP, from the exons ATGGAGTTCTTCATCGA TGAGCTTCGGGTCCTCTTCCCATACCCCCGAATCTATCCAG AAACGCTCGATGCCGGCGGAAACTGCGTTTTGGAAATGCCTTCGGGCACTGGGAAAACTGTCACCCTGCTCTCCCTCATTGTGGCCTATCAGATGTCGTCACAAGAGAAGCGACCGCTCATCTATTGCTCCCGTACCATGTCCGAGATCGAAAAGGCTCTGGTAGAACTCAAGGCCCTGATGAAGTTTCGAGCCGAGAGACTGGGGCATGAAGAGGATTTCCGGGCCATGGGTCTAACGTCCAGAAAGAATCTATGTCTGCACCCAGACGTGAAACGAGAAAAGAGCGGTAGTGTTGTCGATGCCCGCTGCCGCAGCTTGACAGCCGGCTTCAttcaggagaagaagaggaagggcgAAGATGTAGACGTCTGCGTTTATCACGAT AACCTCGACAACCTTGAACCGCACAATCTCATACCCAACGGTGTGTGGTCTCTCGATAGCCTGCTCAGATACGGCCAGAAACACACGCAATGTCCCTACTTCACCGCgcggaggatgatgagccAGTGCAACGTGGTGATTTACAGCTACCACTATCTGCTCGACCCAAAGATTGCCGAGCGTGTTTCCAAAGACTTCTCCAAGGACTGCATCGTTGTCTTTGACGAGGCTCACAACATCGACAACGTCTGCATCGAATCACTCAGCACTGACATCACTGAGGAATCTCTACGGAGGGCTACCAGAGGAGCCCAGTTTCTAGAGAACAGGATCAATGAAATGCGAGACTCTGATCAGCAAAAGCTGCAAGACGAGTATGAGAAGTTGGTTGAGGGTCTCAGGGGCGACGATGAAACTCGCGAAGAGGACTCGTTCATGGCGAATCCAA CCCTTCCAGAAGATCTTCTCAAAGAAGCAGTGCCAGGTAACATCAGACGAGCCGAGCACTTTGTTGCATTTCTGAGGAGATTCATCGAGTACCTCAAGACCCGCATGAAAGTCCGGCAGGTCATCTCAGAgacccctccttcttttctggcCCATCTGAAGGAGTACACTTTTATCGAGAAGAAGCCGCTCCGATTTTGCGCCGAGCGACTCACGTCCCTGGTGAGGACGCTGGAGCTGACCAGAATCGAAGACTACCAACCCCTGCAAGAGGTGGCCACATTTGCAACCCTGGTAGCGACCTACGAGAAGGGTTTCCTCCTGATCCTAGAGCCCTACGAATCAGACACAGCTGAGGTGCCCAACCCGGTGCTCCACTTCACCTGCCTGGACGctgccatcgccatcaagcCGGTATTTGACCGGTTCAGCTcggtcatcatcacctctgGTACCATCTCGCCACTCGAGATGTATCCCAAGATGCTCAACTTTGAGACGGTGGTGCAAGAGTCATATTCCATGACCCTGGCAAGGAGATCATTCCTGCCCATGATTGTCACGCGGGGAAGCGACCAAGCCACAATTTCAACGGGCTTCCAGGTTCGGAACGAACCTAGTGTCGTTCGAAACTACGGCAGTCTACTCGTGGAGTTTGCAAAGATCACACCTGACGGAATCGTCTTGTTCACCCCGAGCTACTTGTACCTCGAATCGCTCATTTCCATGTGGCAGGGCATGGGCGTGTTGGACGAAGTGTGGAAGTACaagctcatcctcgtcgaGACGCCCGACGCGCAGGAGACGGCGCTGGCGCTCGAGACGTACCGCACCGCGTGCAAGAACGGGCGGGGGGCGGTGTTTTTGTGCGTCGCGAGAGGGAAGGTGTCGGAGGGCGTTGATTTTGACAAGGAGTTTGGCCGTACTGTCATCAACATCGGTGTTCCGTTTCAGTACACCGAGTCGCGCATCCTCAAAGCGCGGTTGGAGTTTTTGAGGGAGACGTATCGCATCAGGGAGAATGATTTTCTCTCTTTTGATGCGATGAGGCATGCTGCCCAGTGCTTGGGGAGGGTTATCCGCGGCAAGGACGATTACGGCGTCATGGTGCTTGCGGATAGAAGGTTCAAGTCAAAGATTCAGCAGCTGCCCAAGTGGATCCATCAGGCGCTGCTTGATGCGGATACTAATCTGAGTACGGATATGGCGGTTAGTAACGCGAGGAGGTTTTTCAAGATGATTGCCCAGCCTTTCCGAACTGAAGACCAGGAAGGTATCAGTATCTGGACGCTTGAACAGCTCAAGCAGCATCAGATGAAGATACAGGAGGAGTTGATTAGGGAGTTGCAGGCtacggaggagaagagggtgaatcaacagcagcaggcgcaACAGGCGCAACAGTTTATTTCtgcgagggagaggccggATAGTGATTACgagatggatgaggatgatgaggctgagTTGATGGCGTTGGATCCGTAG